The genome window CGCGAAAAAAACCAGGGTGGTAATCGGTACGGTGATCGAAAGGCGCGGTAAAGACCGCGGGAACAATCTTAAGGGGCTTCTCTTTCTCGCGAGAAAAATGTTCTCCTCCACGCCGCAGGAAGCCTTCCTCACGGCCCTGGACTGGCAGGAAGCCAGGATGGCGCAGGGACCGGGAGGGCAAGCCCTCCCGTCCCAGTAAGGTCCCTTACCCACCCCTTGTTCACGCGATTCGGAATTGACCGACAATACCTTTTAAATCGGACGCCAGCCGTGACAGTTGAGTGGCCGCGGATGACACCTGGACCGACCCCGCAGAGGTGTTTTTCGAGACGCCGGCAATCGACTCGATGTCTCCGCCGATGGTACCGGCGACGCTGGACATCTCCTCGATCGCCGCGGCGATCTGCTGGATCATGGATTGCAGCTCGCCGACGCTCGCCACGATCTTGTCGAGGGCTTCGCCGGCCTGGGCGGAAAGATCGACCCCGACCTCGACCCTTTGCGTCACCTGTTGCATCGAGGAAATCGTCTGTTGGACCTCGTTCTGGATGCTCTTGATCATCGATGCGATTTGCGATGTGGCCTTCGCGGTCTTGTCCGATAACTTGTTCACCTCGTCGGCGACGACGGCAAATCCCCTTCCCTGCTCCCCGGCGCGCGCCGCTTCGATGGCGGCATTAAGGGCCAGGAGCTGGGTCTGGCCGGCGATTTCGGTGATGACGCCGACGATCTCTCCGATCTGCGTCGACCGCTTGCCGAGGGAGGCGATCAGCGATGCCGATTCGTTGATCGTGTCCGCGATCGTCCGGACCTCTCCGATGGACTTGCCGACGATGCTTTTCCCCCGATCCGCGATCTTCGACGACTCCTTCGCCGATTCGGCGATGGACGTGACGTTCCTCGCCATGTCGACCGCTGTCTGCGTCATCTCCGCCGATGCCGACGCGATCTGGGACACCCTGCCCGCCTGCTCGGCAACCCCTTTGGACATTTCCCCGGAACTCGAAAGCAACTGCTCCCCGGCGGAAGCGACCTGGTCGGCCGTCGTTTTCGCGTTACCGACGATCTCCTTCAGCCGGGCGACCATGTTGTCCATCGCGAACAGAAGACTCGATGTGTCCTTCGTCTGTCTTTCGATGAGCATCGTCAGGTCGCCGTCCGCAA of Deltaproteobacteria bacterium contains these proteins:
- a CDS encoding MCP four helix bundle domain-containing protein, with the translated sequence MAVSKKWGCKMTVKKRITVLIAITVAFTVTIALIGFLGAVSLSSKLEEIGRDGVLATRDLANTADAMWQLRYGVSQYLAVPERASRKKIIDESPKWFAAMDENLKRYATRNMSDEAGNALKRLTGAYEKYKADRPGWFELMESGKIKEAAEFRSRTILLSGAESVKALNTLIEAQAKRSDEIGVASRGAARRIKVLIVLVGAMLVCMSTALGIFLARNLLQQLGGDPAYVAGVARRVADGDLTMLIERQTKDTSSLLFAMDNMVARLKEIVGNAKTTADQVASAGEQLLSSSGEMSKGVAEQAGRVSQIASASAEMTQTAVDMARNVTSIAESAKESSKIADRGKSIVGKSIGEVRTIADTINESASLIASLGKRSTQIGEIVGVITEIAGQTQLLALNAAIEAARAGEQGRGFAVVADEVNKLSDKTAKATSQIASMIKSIQNEVQQTISSMQQVTQRVEVGVDLSAQAGEALDKIVASVGELQSMIQQIAAAIEEMSSVAGTIGGDIESIAGVSKNTSAGSVQVSSAATQLSRLASDLKGIVGQFRIA